One genomic segment of Bacillus marinisedimentorum includes these proteins:
- a CDS encoding sigma-70 family RNA polymerase sigma factor has product MERTNYAIETMSKDELLEYAMNEFGNDVLYLAYSYVNDYRIAEDLAQEAFVKFYKRIDTFKWESSLKTWLLKITANHCKDYKKSWYNRMVSAGGQFNRLLKGKDLGPEQTILKRSDQAELSDRVLSLPIKYREVIYLFYFEDMSLKEVADCLILNLNTVKTRMARAKELLKKTYEEGGAGCGE; this is encoded by the coding sequence ATGGAGCGGACTAATTATGCGATTGAGACCATGTCAAAGGACGAATTGCTGGAATATGCAATGAATGAATTTGGCAATGATGTGCTGTATCTCGCTTATTCTTATGTTAATGACTATAGAATTGCGGAAGATCTCGCCCAGGAAGCCTTTGTGAAGTTTTATAAGCGAATCGATACATTCAAATGGGAATCTTCACTTAAAACATGGCTGCTGAAAATTACAGCCAACCATTGCAAGGATTATAAAAAAAGCTGGTACAACCGGATGGTTTCTGCAGGCGGTCAATTTAACAGACTGTTAAAAGGTAAAGATCTCGGTCCTGAACAGACGATATTAAAAAGAAGTGATCAGGCCGAACTGTCTGATCGTGTGTTGTCACTGCCGATTAAATACAGGGAAGTGATCTATCTTTTTTATTTTGAAGATATGTCCTTAAAGGAAGTGGCCGACTGCCTAATCTTGAATCTTAATACGGTAAAGACCCGGATGGCACGTGCAAAGGAACTCCTGAAGAAAACATACGAAGAAGGGGGTGCCGGCTGTGGAGAATAA
- a CDS encoding DUF6612 family protein produces MKKLHFLLVSLASLLFLGACGTGVTKEELVNGALDNDISSFEADMKMGIDVNANGQKMNQSLDMTMEYVKEPFNTHIKMSTVDGNIELYMDEETSYALVPGESQWIKTPTNSNPDFAELASGESMKDELNRLKKFVELFEMTQSGNDYVLTVNLTEDSKNKQEIELVQDVLKEATQNSEVEDLQVNSFDYKLTISEDKMLKSIVTRADVDVKIAGETAQIVTDATATYKNVNQVENIAIPAEVTDNAVEMQ; encoded by the coding sequence ATGAAGAAACTGCACTTTTTATTGGTTTCGCTCGCATCATTGCTTTTCTTAGGTGCTTGCGGCACAGGTGTCACAAAAGAGGAATTGGTCAACGGGGCATTGGATAACGATATCAGCAGCTTCGAAGCGGATATGAAAATGGGAATCGATGTAAACGCCAACGGCCAGAAAATGAATCAATCGCTGGATATGACTATGGAGTATGTGAAAGAGCCATTCAACACTCACATCAAAATGAGCACGGTCGACGGTAACATTGAATTGTATATGGATGAGGAAACAAGTTATGCTCTCGTCCCTGGCGAAAGCCAGTGGATCAAAACTCCGACAAACAGCAATCCGGACTTTGCAGAACTTGCGAGCGGCGAGTCCATGAAAGATGAATTGAACAGATTGAAAAAATTCGTGGAGTTATTTGAAATGACCCAGTCAGGAAACGACTATGTATTAACTGTCAATCTCACTGAAGACTCGAAAAACAAACAAGAAATAGAATTGGTTCAAGATGTGCTGAAAGAAGCGACACAGAATTCAGAAGTAGAGGATCTGCAAGTTAACAGCTTTGACTACAAACTGACAATCAGTGAAGACAAGATGTTGAAGTCGATCGTGACGAGAGCTGATGTGGATGTCAAAATTGCAGGTGAAACCGCACAAATCGTGACGGATGCAACAGCAACATACAAAAACGTGAATCAGGTGGAAAACATAGCAATCCCTGCTGAAGTGACAGATAATGCTGTTGAGATGCAGTGA